A region of Pempheris klunzingeri isolate RE-2024b chromosome 15, fPemKlu1.hap1, whole genome shotgun sequence DNA encodes the following proteins:
- the selenop2 gene encoding selenoprotein Pb — MRCLLSLWLYMALPGLLWASHVSLVVEGDNDASRICKPAPHWAIKGHAPMQGLLGNVVVVALLKASUQFCLTQASNIRGLRDKLSRSNLTEVSFMIVNEREALSRAMFWELKRKAPPGVPVYQQSPLQDDVWEALDGDKDDFLVYDRCGLLTFHIVLPYSFLHYPYVEAAIRATYHKNICNCSVSNHKTPPNRL, encoded by the exons ATGCGTTGTCTCTTGTCGCTGTGGCTGTACATGGCCCTGCCAGGTCTGCTGTGGGCCTCGCACGTCAGTCTGGTAGTGGAGGGGGACAATGACGCCTCCAGGATCTGCAAACCCGCCCCCCACTGGGCCATAAAGGGACACGCACCCATGCAAGGGCTGCTGGGAAATGTGGTTGTGGTGGCGCTCCTGAAGGCCAGCTGACAGTTCTGTCTCACTCAGGCCTCCAA caTCAGAGGCCTGCGTGACAAGCTGAGCCGCAGCAACCTCACAGAGGTGTCTTTTATGATAGTGAATGAGCGAGAGGCTCTTTCCAGAGCCATGTTCTGGGAGCTGAAGAGAAAGGCGCCCCCTGGCGTACCTGTGTACCAGCAGTCTCCCCTCCAAGATGACGTGTGGGAGGCTCTGGATGGAGACAAAGATGACTTCCTGGTCTATGACAG gTGTGGTCTGCTCACCTTCCATATAGTGCTGCCTTACAGTTTCCTGCATTACCCCTACGTAGAGGCCGCAATCAGAGCCACTTATCATAAAAACATCTGCAACTGCTCTGTGAGTAATCACAAAACACCACCTAACCGGTTGTAA